The proteins below are encoded in one region of Vigna radiata var. radiata cultivar VC1973A unplaced genomic scaffold, Vradiata_ver6 scaffold_597, whole genome shotgun sequence:
- the LOC106753274 gene encoding uncharacterized protein LOC106753274, with protein sequence MRRYTEVARRVKGVSHEFIITNLPNCLKPGYVSESLYAKLPKTMDELQEKMNKFIKMEDQRHFRRKTDVAATETKQEGGRSRDKSRNHKPSRKYTPTPYNPQYDRCAPLTASREKVFEKALQANLITATKRGTPDAADRAKVCRYHGNQGHTTEDCRVLKDRIEKLIREGHLQEFVRTETRRRDRSPRKIRRSPEHTGRNTERSRDQSRERSRSKPRKRDPTPRGRIDTISGGFAGGGASSSARKRHLRSLRSVHSVTHYPLLMPDIIFTDKDFHAPDPDQDDPMVITARIAQYDVSKVLVDQGSSVNILYWTTFQKMGLSEDIITPFGEQIVGFAGERVDTRGYLDLRTRLGTGDRAKELRTRFLLVEAHTSYNALIGRPCLNAFGAIVSTPHLAMKFPSEDGKICTVRADQKTARQCYAAALKAKPYFKEKQSEAILVDLDPRTNTDDCIQPQGETKQFILGKSADQTTSIGAGLTPEQEKNLTTLLKSNSKFFAWTASDMPGIHPSVITHKLSIFREARPVAQKKRRLGNDKREAVQNEVNKIVKAGFVREIRYTTWLANVVMVKKANGQWRMCVDFTDLNKACPKDNYPLPSIDQLVDGASGYAVLSFLDAYSGYNQIPMHVPDQEKTTFIIEHANYCYEVMPFGLKNVGATYQRLMDKVFRDQIGRCMEVYVNDMVVKSSSHQQHLRDLAEVFQQLKLYDLRLNPLKCTFGVQAGKFLGFLLTNRGIEANPDKCRAILEMRSPTKLKEVQCLVGRLTALSRFISKLSDHIKLIIKNMKQNVPRHWDDQCEVAFSTIKKILTSPPVMARPTEGFDLQLYLAVSNHSVSAALIQESPVLKLIYFVSRTLQGAEERYSQVEKVALALITAARRLRPYF encoded by the coding sequence ATGCGCAGATACACTGAGGTAGCAAGAAGAGTTAAAGGGGTAAGCCATGAATTCATCATTACCAATTTACCCAATTGCCTGAAGCCAGGTTACGTCTCAGAATCCCTGTATGCCAAGTTGCCTAAGACAATGGACGAGTTGCAAGAAAAGATGAACAAGTTCATTAAAATGGAGGATCAACGGCATTTTCGCCGAAAAACGGATGTCGCCGCAACAGAGACCAAGCAGGAGGGGGGACGATCACGGGATAAAAGCCGTAATCATAAACCGTCACGAAAATACACCCCGACCCCTTACAATCCCCAGTACGATCGGTGTGCCCCTCTTACGGCCTCAAGGGAAAAGGTGTTTGAAAAAGCCCTACAGGCCAACCTCATTACCGCTACCAAACGGGGGACACCGGATGCCGCAGACAGAGCCAAAGTTTGCAGATATCATGGCAACCAGGGACACACCACAGAAGATTGTCGAGTCCTCAAGGATAGAATTGAAAAGCTGATTCGCGAGGGGCACTTACAAGAATTTGTCCGAACGGAAACACGTCGACGAGACCGGTCGCCTAGAAAGATAAGAAGAAGTCCCGAGCATACAGGGAGAAATACCGAACGCTCCAGAGATCAATCTCGTGAGCGCTCTCGCAGTAAACCCCGGAAGCGTGACCCCACTCCACGGGGACGGATCGATACTATCTCCGGCGGTTTTGCGGGAGGAGGGGCCTCATCCTCAGCTCGCAAAAGACACTTGAGAAGTTTACGGAGTGTTCATAGCGTCACCCACTACCCCTTATTGATGCCGGACATCATCTTCACAGACAAAGATTTTCATGCCCCAGACCCCGATCAAGACGATCCGATGGTTATAACCGCTCGCATAGCACAATACGATGTGAGTAAGGTTCTAGTGGATCAGGGAAGTTCCGTCAACATCCTATATTGGACTACCTTCCAAAAGATGGGACTATCAGAAGATATAATAACACCCTTCGGAGAGCAAATTGTTGGGTTTGCAGGAGAACGGGTAGATACTCGAGGATATCTTGATCTTAGAACCCGATTAGGAACTGGTGACAGGGCCAAAGAACTCCGCACGCGGTTTTTATTAGTAGAAGCCCATACCTCATATAACGCCCTCATAGGGCGGCCGTGTCTAAATGCCTTTGGTGCTATAGTTTCTACTCCTCACTTGGCGATGAAATTCCCTTCGGAGGACGGAAAGATATGTACCGTTCGGGCAGATCAGAAAACCGCTCGGCAATGTTACGCGGCTGCTTTGAAGGCTAAGccatattttaaagaaaagcaGTCTGAAGCAATACTGGTCGATTTGGACCCTAGGACCAACACTGATGATTGCATCCAACCCCAGGGGGAAACCAAACAGTTCATCCTCGGCAAAAGTGCCGACCAAACCACCTCCATTGGCGCTGGCCTGACGCCGGAACAGGAAAAAAACCTGACCACACTGTTGAAGTCAAACAGCAAATTTTTTGCATGGACCGCCTCTGACATGCCAGGAATTCACCCCAGTGTAATCACTCACAAGCTATCGATATTTCGCGAAGCCCGTCCGGTAGCTCAGAAAAAGCGGCGACTGGGTAACGACAAAAGGGAAGCCGTGCAGAACGAggtaaacaaaatagtaaaggCCGGGTTCGTCCGGGAAATCCGGTACACCACTTGGCTCGCAAACGTTGTGATGGTAAAGAAAGCAAACGGTCAGTGGCGAATGTGCGTTGACTTTACCGATCTCAATAAAGCTTGTCCCAAGGATAACTATCCCCTTCCCAGTATTGACCAGTTAGTAGACGGCGCTTCAGGGTACGCGGTCTTAAGCTTCCTAGATGCCTACTCAGGATACAACCAAATCCCCATGCACGTCCCAGACCAGGAGAAAACAACTTTCATAATTGAGCATGCCAACTACTGCTATGAGGTTATGCCGTTCGGTCTAAAAAATGTCGGCGCAACTTACCAACGGCTCATGGACAAAGTCTTTCGGGATCAAATCGGGCGGTGTATGGAGGTTTATGTCAACGATATGGTGGTAAAAAGCTCTTCACACCAACAACATTTGAGAGACCTAGCTGAAGTCTTTCAACAGCTCAAACTATATGACCTACGGTTGAATCCTTTAAAATGCACTTTTGGGGTACAGGCAGGTAAGTTCCTAGGTTTCTTGCTGACCAACCGAGGAATAGAGGCCAACCCGGACAAATGCCGGGCAATTTTGGAGATGCGGAGCCCAACGAAACTTAAGGAGGTCCAATGTTTAGTCGGCCGCCTTACCGCCCTATCACGGTTCATTTCGAAGCTCTCAGACCATATCAAACTCATAATAAAGAACATGAAGCAGAATGTACCCCGGCACTGGGACGATCAGTGCGAAGTTGCCTTCTCCAcaataaagaaaatactaaCGTCTCCACCGGTGATGGCGCGACCAACGGAAGGCTTTGATTTGCAACTGTACCTGGCGGTCTCTAATCATTCGGTAAGCGCCGCCCTCATTCAAGAATCTCCagttcttaaattaatttattttgttagcagAACTCTACAGGGAGCAGAAGAGCGATATTCCCAGGTGGAAAAAGTGGCCCTAGCTTTGATTACTGCAGCTAGAAGACTCCGACCGTACTTCTAG